TCTGCTTCGTTGAACAGGAACAGCTGAGCTGGATGCGTCTTCTCGCTCGAAGCGCCGAAGCGCTTATGCTGGGCAAGCTTGGATTGCTCCAGCAGCATATGGACCTGCTTCTTGAGCTTGTTTACCTCTGCCTCGAGCGCTTCGCTGTATGTTTTGTATTCATCTAGTGTTTGGGGTTGGGCTGATTCCGCACGTTTTGTCATGAAGAATGTATTCGCTGAACGACTACGTTTATCCTGCATTTCAAGTAAACATGATGGAGGTAGGCACGATGATTATTCGCGCCTACACCACCGCTTGAACGGAAACCACAGGATGCGCTTGCTGCTGCTCGATCGACAGTCCATCCAGTAACCAGTTCAATTCGCGACGAGTCAGCGCGATGGTCGCATGGCTGTCGTCAGTCGGCCACTGGAAGGTGCCGCGTTCCAGGCGGCGGTAGAACAGCCAGAAGCCATTTACATCCCAATACAGAATCTTGAGCTTGTCTCGCTGTCGATTGCAGAACACGAACAAGCTACTCGAGAAGGGGTTGAGTGCATACACCTCCTGCACCAGAGCGGCCAGGCCATCGATCGACTTGCGTAGGTCCGTACTGCCGCTTGCTAAATACACGGGAATGCTACTCGGAACGGTCAACATAGATCCTTCAGCACCTTAACGACTTCACGAAGCTGGGTAGAGTCGAAGGACTCACTCAGCTCAATAGAAGCGTAAGCGTCAAACCTAGCACACCTTCAACAAGATGAATCGTTATGAGAAGATAAGGCCAACGTTATTCAGAGATGGAGGCTTATACTCATGACGAAGAAAGAGCTGAGAAGACAAGAATGGATCGCTCGTGTCTCGGACTATGAAGCGAGCGGACAGACCATGAAAGCATGGTGCGCCGAACAAGGCGTGACCAAGGACCAATTGCGTTATTGGCTTCGTACACTTAACGAACGTACTTCTGGTAAATCCTCTGGCAACACCAGTAATTCCTTCATTCCACTGACCCTATCGGATTCGAGTAATCCAACATCCTCCTGCATCATCGTTCATGCGGGTGCCGCTCGTCTTGAAGTACGATCAGGCTTCGATGCCAAGCTTCTTCATGACGTCGTCAGCGCTCTAACGGTCTCATGCTGAGCATCTCGAGTGCGCATCAGGTCTATCTGGCCGCTGGAGCAACGGATCTTCGAAAATCGATTGACGGACTGGCGGCAATCGTTCAAGAATGCTTTGGCCTGAATCCCTTCTCCAAGTGCCTCTTCGTCTTCTGCAATCGAGAGCGCAACAAGCTCAAACTGCTGTACTGGGACCATAACGGCTTCTGGCTATTTTATCGCCGGTTAGAGCGCGGCACCTTCCAATGGCCGAGCAGCACGGAACGTACGGTTGCGATCTCGGCACGCGAGCTACGCTGGCTGCTGGATGGACTGGCGCTCACACAGCGGCAGGCACACCGGGCCGTTACAGCAGACAACGCCTGGTAATCCATACATTGTTCGCGGAATCGCCTTATCTAGCAGCAGGCGAGAGCCATCTGCTGACGAATATATCCGTTATGGATAAGCGACCGGATTCCCCAACTCTCGAAGAACTCCAACAACAAAATAAGAAGCTGGAAGAACAGAACGTAGAACTATCGGCCAAGCTCAAATGGTACGAGGAGCAATTCCGTCTGGCTCAGCAGAAACGTTTCGGCTCTTCCAGCGAGAAGACGCATCCGGATCAACTCGAGCTGAACCTGTTCAACGAAGCGGAAATGCTGGCAACACCAGCTGGTGAAGAACCGCCAATGGAGAAGGTGACGTATGAGCGCCGGAAGTCTTCCGGCAAGCGTGAGGAAGATCTGTCCAACCTGCCCGTGGAGACTATTGTCTATACACTGGAAGAAGGTCAGCAGCTCTGCGCATGCTGCGGCGGTTCGCTGCACGAGATGACGACCGAGACGCGCAGCGAGATTGCCATTGTACCGCCACAGGTCAAGGTGATGCGTCATGTGCGTCAGGTCTACTCCTGCCGTCACTGTGAGCGCCATGAGCTGCAGACGCCAATCGTCACCGCGCCCATGCCGAAGCCGGTCTATCCCGGCAGCTTGGCTTCGCCGTCCATCCTATCTCATGTCATGTGTCAGAAGTACGTGGACAGTTTGCCGCTGTATCGACAGGAGCAAGCTTTTGCCCGGCTGGGCTATTCGCTCTCCCGGCAGACGATGGCGAACTGGATGATCTACGGAGCTGAGAAGTGGCTCATGCCGATGTATGAAGCGATGAAGCGTTATCTGCTTAGTCAGGATGCGCTGCATGCGGATGAAACGACCCTTCAGGTGCTGCGGGAGCCGGGCAAATCGGCAGAATCCACCTCGTATCTGTGGCTGTATCGCACAGGCCGCGGGATACCGCCGGTTGTGCTGTATGACTACCAGCGGACGCGGGGCGGCGAGCATCCTCGGAATTTCCTGGCTGGATTTACAGGCTATCTGCATGTGGACGGCTACGCCGGATACCACAAGGTCGCGAAGGTCAAGCTCGTCGGCTGCTGGGCGCATGCGCGTCGCAAGTTCGATGAAGCATTGAAGGGAGCTCCCCCAGAGACGGGAACGCTCGGCAGTGTCGCGGGACAAGGATTGGCTTATTGCAATCAGTTGTTTGCAATCGAGCGCGAGCTTGCGGAGGCTTCACCGGAAGAGCGGCATGAAGAGCGGCAGAAGCGCAGTGCTCCCGTATTGGAAGCCTACAAAGCTTGGCTCAAGCAACAGCGTTCTCGGACATTGCCGAAGAGCTTGACCGGTCAGGCGATTGCCTACAGCTTGAACCAGTGGGAGAAGTTGACGGCCTTCATGGAAAATGGACGGCTGGAGATCGACAACAACCGAAGTGAACGCTCCATTAAACCGTTTGTGATCGGCCGGAAGAACTGGCTGTTCGCGAACACGCCGCGAGGAGCGAAGGCGAGCGCTGTCATCTATAGCATGATTGAGACAGCCAAGGAAAACGGACTGCATCCGTACAACTACTTGAAGTATCTATTCGAGCAGTTGCCTCAGTTGCCTGATCCGCTTGATGAACCAGCACTCGATTCATTCATGCCATGGTCGGGATCGCTCCCGGCTGAATGTCGTATGAATAAGAAGTAATCGTAGCATACATCAGGTTCGCTCCCACCGCTAGGTGGGGGCTATTTGACGCTCACATAGAAGCCGCTCCAACATGAATCCGTAGGGATCCCGTTGGCAGATTGCTACGCACGGGAGAAGGTGGCACGATAACGGGGATGAAGGTTGATGCAGACTTTGATCGTTTGGATTTTGGGGGGCCTTCGATCTGTTTGAGCCAGTACTTCAGCTCATGGATGGTATGGTTATTGGCTTTACTCCAGGCTACCATGGTTTGACCGCTCGCTCGATAGTTCTCAATGCGAGTTCTCCATGCCTGTTGCCGCTCTACTCGATTCATGGGATGTCCTCCTCGATTCATATTGAGGACATTATCTCATCTATGCATGCATGGGGTGAAGGTGTGATGTATTTGACGCTTACGGCTCAATCCTGAGAAAGCGACCGTTCTTCAAGCTGAGCAGAAGACGGAATCTATGCTGTCTTAATTTATTTAATCGCGACAACTATCTTGACAATTACCGGTCTTCAGATACATCATGGTCTACTATAACAGGCGGCGGATCTACACCTCTAATCCAGGGGGCTGGCCGCCAGCTATTTATCGCGAGAGAATGCTGTCGCAAGCAGCTTAGTAACGGGTTCTGTATGAGGGTGTTTTCAAACTGCACTTTTTTTGACAACTCCAATGTTCTTTGTGACTATTATGATCTCTTTTTGAAAGATGAGGAGAGCAAACCTGAAGAGCCTGTCCAAAGTTTAGTGTAAAATTTCTCAAGTTTGTTTCTTGGCCACACGTTATTGCGTCTCCGCATAGATATACACTAAGCTATCTACAAACCGCCAATCCCTTTTTCCAAGACTGGGTTTGGCGGTTTTGTTCTACTAAGTGTAAATCGGGTGAATATATATGAGATTGTTCTGTTAATGGCGTAACAGAGGTTGTGGTTCCAACGATATGGTCGCATATAGTTACTTATAGTACTACTAAAATGTTTTCGACAGCCAAATCCGCCTGCATTCGACAAGAACAATGAAGTATAATTTTTTATGCTATTTATGTCGAATCCATGTACTATAAAAATGTTGGAGCAATAAATAACTGAAAATCAGTTATCTAGGATTATTTTGAAACTGGAGACGTGTTGCATAAATGAAAAACTTTTCGCTGTTACATATCTCAGACCTTCATAGAACACAAGATTACGTATCAAATGAAGTGCTCATTACATCCATTGAACATGTCTTGGATTCATACAATGGCAATGACTGGCGGCCTTCATTGATTATTGTGAGTGGAGATTTGGTTCAGGGTAGTAAATCTTCAGACGAGGCTAAAGTGGTTGAAGAGTTAGACAAGCAATATCAAGAAGCCGGGGAATTACTTGATGAACTAACTCGGATTTATCTGGGCGGCGATCGAAACAAGGTTGTTATGATTCCAGGGAATCATGATGTAAGCTTTTATCACTCAAGAATGAGCATGAAGAAGGAAGAACCAGCAGCTGGTCAGGATCCTATTCATTATAAAAAGTGGTTACTAAAGCAAATGGGGGTACAACGAAGTCGAATTCGCTGGTCATGGCAGGACTTTGAGTTTTATCATATTGTTGACGAAAGCATGTATGAAAGAAGGTTCGAGGCGTTCTGCCGGTTCTATGAAAATTTCTATAGAGGTGAAAGGAGATATACGTTAGCTCCAGGGGATCAATTCGACTGTTACGATTTTGAAGATCTTAATCTGGTTGTGATAGGTTATAATAGTTGCCATGATAATGATCATTGTAATTATAGTGGTGCGATTCATCCTGATGCTTTAGCTAAGGCAGAGAGGTTGTTGAAGGGAGACAAATACCGAGATCGGCTGCGAATTGCAGTTTGGCATCACCATACTTCTGGAAATCCACAAAAGTCGGACTATATGGATAATCGGACTCTCCAACACCTAATGAGGGCTAATTTTCATGTGGGGATGCATGGTCATGCCCATATTACTGGGGTTGCTTATGAGCCTTCTAGAATACAATCCGATCAACAAATGATTGTCATAAGCGCGGGAAGTTTATGCGCCGGCGGAGAGGAACTGCCTACTGGTGAACTCAGATCCTTTAATGTTGTTCAATTCGATAATGAGTCCAGAAAGGCAATCGTGGATATCTACCGGGATAGCATGCAAGGTTTGGCAGCTTTCCCAACGTGGATCAAACATCAACAGGTTGTAATGAACTATTACTATCCAGCAGAGACACTAACTCAGTCGAAGCAGAAAGAAACTTTACATATTCATACGAAAGAGATGCCTAGTCAAGATGAACGAATTTTGCAACTGGTAGAGGCAGAGCAAATGATCATGGAAAGTCAATATGACAAAGCATTAGTTATAGTTGGATCATTGGAGAAGAAAGATCCATATGTCCGTAGGCTCTTAATGCAATGTTATCAGGGTTTACACATGCATAACGAGATTATCGAGCTTTTTACACAACCCGAGCCCGAGGGTGCGGAGGAAATTATTTCATTAATTAGAGCTGCTCAGGCTTCTGGAAGAACAGATTTACTCAAGGAAATTCTTCAAATGGAGGCAATACAAGAATGTGACGATCATTTTGTCAAACAAATTGTTCAGAAATATCGGAGGTTTGGGGCAATATGAATAAATTAAAATTTCAAGTGGAAACGAAACGGATTATTGAGATTTTATCAAACGATATCTACGACTCTCCTTACGCACTGCTAAGGGAAAATATTCAAAATGCTTATGATGCTATCTTAATGAGGAACGCTCATGATCCAGATGACTTTCCCTTGTCAGAGGGGCAGATAGATGTTCTTTACAATATGGAGGAACGTCGACTAGAGATTATTGATAATGGTATTGGAATGAATGAGGATGTATTAAAGGAGAATTTCTGGAAGGCTGGTTCTAGTGGCAAAAGAACAGAATTGGCAAGCCAGGCAGGGGTCATAGGAACTTTTGGAATTGGGGCCATGGCAAACTTTGGGGTGGCAGATCGACTCGAGGTATATACAAGACCTATAGGATCCCTGGTTACTTTTTTTAGTGCTGTTGATAGGGACGCTTTATCCCTTACTGAAGAGTGTATCGATTTTTCCATCCTGGAACATGAGTATCCAGTTGGCACTAGAATCATTGTACATTTAGATAAATCACAACAATTCGACTGGAATCAAGCTACACAGTATATCTTACCGTACATTAAATATGTTCAGGTTCGTATCATGTTTCGTGAAAATAATATTGGTGGATTGTCTTATCAAAAGGAACTTCTTCCAGCCGATAGTAAAATGGAAAGCAATGCGGTTTTTAATTACGCACACTATCAAGCCAAAGTTTCCACTTCTATATCAGGAAATGGGCAAGTTGCGTGTCATATCTCAGACATTTTCATCCATGGGCAACCCGTTAAAGGGGAGTTAGTATTAAAACAAGGTATGGGTGCTATCATGGGGTTACGAAATTATTTTGGTCTTGCTCATATTCCTTTGAATTCATATTACTCGCTTGGTGGTGTTGCAAATCTAATTTTGTTACATCCAACAGCAGGAAGGGAAGCTTTAAGCAGAGGAAGTATAGCTATTGTTCAAGATCTAGTAAGACTTGGGGAAGAAGCAATATCAATAGCGATAGCTGAAACGGAGTACGCAGATCTAAATACTGCATTTATGTCTTTCATACAGGCATATAATCGGTATGATCTTGCAAAAAAGATTAAAATTCAAGTATACCCTAATGATGAATTAGTACCACTTGAGTTGATTGCTACAGCCTTCGAAGGACATCAATTATTTTATGCATCTGCTTCCGACAAGCAATTGATCGATTCCTTTACTACCGGCAATACTTCTGTGTGTAGTCTAAGTAATCAATCTCCGCGGCGACAAGTTCAGTTGAAGTATTTAACCCAGTATTTACAAATACCATCTTTGCCCACAGAGGTCCAAATCCAAAAGATATATAAAGAAACTGAGCTTTCGTCCGCTGAAATGAGCTTTGTTCTACAACTTGCTTATTATCTAAGGAATGATTATCAATTAACCAATGTAAAAGTCCAATTTGCAGAACTGACTCATTTTGTGTCTGTGCATGTATTACACATAAATGGGGAGGTGCATATTTACTTAAAACGTGATAGTGATATTGTAAAGCAAGTCCTAGCGTATAGAGAACGGGATTATGCATCTTTTCCGATATTCATTAAGGACTTTATTCGAGCTTACTTATATAAGCGTGTATCAGATTATATTCCTTCCTCTATAAAGGTAGGTGCAGATGCATTTTACAAAATGCTACAGGATCAATCAGATACATTTATTCTTGAGCAAAAGGATATAGGTGCTGCTGAAACTTTATTAAGTGACTATTTAAAAGGAGAAGAATCCTTATCTGATGTTCTAGACAAAATGGGAAAACTTGGAAGGAGTCAGACGGATTCTGTCACAAGTAGCCAAGTTGGGTCTGTTGAGACAATAATCCCTGACTTGGTTATGTCTCCTATGAATGTTGCCGCTGAAACTCATCAAGCACCTGCCCAGGGCTCCAATCGTGTTTTTCCCGCAATGCCGCCTATTTATCGGAGAGATACTGAAACAGATATGAAAATACTAACGGTCAATAATGCATATCCTCAGTTAAATGATTTTAACTTATTCTTATCCTTATCGAATCGATTGGGTGGCTTGACGGATTTCTTCTGGTCTGCACATACAACAAAAATTTTGTGGGCCTCCCATCGAATTGTTTACATTTTTACTAGGACGCCGGATCAAACCACGCTTTATTATGATATTGAACTAAAGGAGCCTCTAACTGAAACGAATGCAGGAGGCGACGCATTTCCTTCTACAACACTTATTACAAAGTCCAAAATTTTCATTCCGATACCAACTGTAATTCGCTCGGCGTTTGAGGTGCATGACAAGAAAAAAGAGTTTTTTATTCGCTACGACATCATTTAAGTTAGAATACTAGTTTGGGGGCTTGTTTCTCATTATTGAAGAAACGGCCTCTTTCGTTTTATAAATAGGCTTGCTTTAAGAGTTACAAGAATTCCCTCGAAGTTCTTTTTATCAATTGCATTATAACTAATAACCTGTCGTATTCACTTGCTAATAATTACCTATGTATATTATACATTTGTATGAATGTTTTTCTACAGCGTTTTTTCTCACTTTTCAAGAAATTTCCTTTATCTAATTAAAGCTTGTTAGTGAGCTTTATCAATAATTCTGATATAGAAATGTATATAAAATGGATATTCGTAATACTAATTTTCTCGCTTTTTATGCAACATCACAAATTCGTATATTTATACGAGTGGGTCAGGGGAAGGAATATCCCTGCACTACGCTTGCATCAAAGTTAACATCGTGCGATAAAATACTGCATTTCACAACAAACATCCATATAATCAATTATTTAACAGCTAACTTTCCATTCCAACGGCTAAAAAAGGAACGATGAACAAAAGTGTCGCGTGTATCCCTAAAATTGGTATATATGGATGTTGCTTATCGCAAAATGATGCGCTGAGGGTCGGGCTTGCCTGCGGTTCTATCCACCTTCTGTTTCCCCCTCGATGGTCGTTTCGGTGGTCGATTGAACTCTCTTTCAAACTCCTCCCAGCTATGGAACATGTACGTTCGCAGAAGCTGTAGCACTTGCCACGGGCTCTTGCTTGTCTGCAAATCCAATGTAACCAACAAATTCACTGCAAACGCGATCAATGACAAAAACAGTTGGTTCCACACGGATGTCGGCTGGCTGCCATGCAGCTTCGCAAGCTTCAAGTGCTGTTTGATCCATTTGAAGAACAGTTCAATTTTCCAACGATTCTTATAGATACTCGCCACTTCTGCCGCGGTGAGATCCCATCGAGTTGTGACAACCCGGTAATATCGTCCCTTTTCATCTTGAAACGCAACAAGCCGCAACGGAGTTGTGGTCTTGTTCAGCAGCACATCGACATCTTGAAGAATCTGCAGCGCTCCTGCTTCTGACGAGTGCTCACGTTCCGTACCACTAACAGGATAAAGCTTGGTGCGATCCCGTACACGTACCACAAACCGTTTGCCACCGGTAACCCACTCCTGAAACAGAGAGCTGCTTTCGTACCCACGATCCATTACATAGGTCGCATCGGGGTCAATGACTAGGTCGGGGGCGATCTTGGCTTCCCGCACATTGACTGTGGAGGCGACCACTTTGTCCGGAAACACCGTTTTAGGATTTACGACAACCAGGCGGACATGGAGGCGTACCCCTGTTTTCCGCGAACCGCATCGTGCCCAGTGCCCCAGTACTTCCGGGAGGGAAATATCCGTGGCGTCTACGATATGAAGCCGCCCAATTTGAGGAGTAAGCCCGTTTTCTCGATTCGTTTTTTCATGGATTCGACCTATAAGCTCATAGAAGAGTCCTTGCAGGGCTTGTGTGCACAACCGGTTAGTCTTACGTGAAAGCTGGGCGCTGCTGATGGAATCGATGTTGATGGCTTCCTGCAGTTTAGGATGAGCGCGCAGTTGCGCTGTGATTTCATCGTACGTATCGAGCTGTAGCAATTGTGCGACCGTGTGAAGTTCCACAGCTGTATGCGAGAATAGCTTATGTGTACGATGGTCCTCCAGCAAGGGACGAAAATTTAACGACTGAAGCGTGCGTAAGCATTGACATACGACCGAGTAAGGTTTAACGTTATCCATGGATGGCTCCTTATTGGAGAATTGATGGATACACGTCGTCAATTCAACAATAAGGGCTTTTTTTAATTTTATCCACGAAGAAACATCTTTAAATTCCATATATAGTATTTTATTGAAGGAATTTTTCTCATGTCAGGTTTGATGCAAGCGTAGTGATATCCCTGACCTTATTTTGTGTTCTGTAAGCATATGCATTCGCCGATGAGGAGGAAGAAATGGCCTGGAGCAAATTGAAGCAACAACTGGAAAGCTTTCTCTGTCCTGCATTACATGGTAGGGTTGAATACCTTTCAACCAGCTACCGCTATGTACCAGATAAAGCTGGGCTATGTTATATTGCTGTAGATAAAAAGAAAGTACTCAACATGAATAATACCTCAATCCGATGGTATCAGACGGAGCAGGAAATTAGGAATGATTCAGATATCCAGGTCCCTATTGACAAGGGGGATATTGAAGCGGTTAGAAAAGATACGACAGGGAGTGTTCCTGAGGAGCGTTTAATCGTCATCGCAAGAAATAGAATAATAAAAGAATATGCAAAGGAGCTTATGTCGGCACAGTCAGCTTTAAGTAAGTCAAATTTTATTGATGTCTGTAATCGATTTTTATCTACTTCCATAGAGGAAAGCTTAGATAGCAATGAGATCTTATTGAATATTCTAGCTTTGGTTGACAGGAGAGTTGGAAAAAAGCGAATTTTAAATATGACCGAGAAGATGAAGTTCAAGCATCCAATTGTACAATATTTCTTTGAACTGCGGATGAGTACGTTGTGAGAGGAACATTACATTCAGAACAATGGCAGTTCCATATGAGTCATTACATAAGCTTGAAATAGCCTCCACAAGGTGGAGGCTATTAGTATGATTACAAATATAGGTGCTGTGGGCATGTCACCCCCTCCGCTGCTCCCGATATTTATGCGGAGTCGTACCGGTGTGTTCCTTGAACACGCGGCAGAAGTAGGACGGGTTGGAGAAGCCGATATCCAGTGCGATCGTGCTGACGGTCATGGACGTGTTCTCCAGCATGCGGCACGCTTCCTTCATCCGGCGTCCCATGATGTACTCGGTGATGCTGCTGCCTGTCGTTTGAGTGAAGGAATGAGAGAGATAGTAGGTGGATAGATGCAGCTCTGCTGCAAGCTTATCCAGCGTGAGCTTCTCCCTGTAATGGTCCTCCAGCCATAGAATGGTAGCTTCGACATGGTGTGGCAGCCGCTTGTGAGAGCGCTTACGATCCAGGTTGAATTCATAGGCTGACAATGTATTGATACAGCTGATGAGGGCTAGAGCGTATTCTTCGGACTGCTTGTCATAGGAGATACTACGAACTCTGTTCATCAGTCGGTCTAGAGTCTCCTCCAGCTCACGGCTTATGGCTGGCTGTGCGAAGGCCTGCTGCTCCAGCTCCTGCTTCCATAAGGTGTCGAAGCATTGGCGCGTGCGCGGGAACGGCTGGAGATAGGGCTCGACGGCCAGTGGATCGAACATGAATACGGTGCGTACGAAGGT
Above is a genomic segment from Paenibacillus sp. YYML68 containing:
- the tnpB gene encoding IS66 family insertion sequence element accessory protein TnpB (TnpB, as the term is used for proteins encoded by IS66 family insertion elements, is considered an accessory protein, since TnpC, encoded by a neighboring gene, is a DDE family transposase.) translates to MLTVPSSIPVYLASGSTDLRKSIDGLAALVQEVYALNPFSSSLFVFCNRQRDKLKILYWDVNGFWLFYRRLERGTFQWPTDDSHATIALTRRELNWLLDGLSIEQQQAHPVVSVQAVV
- the tnpA gene encoding IS66 family insertion sequence element accessory protein TnpA, which produces MTKKELRRQEWIARVSDYEASGQTMKAWCAEQGVTKDQLRYWLRTLNERTSGKSSGNTSNSFIPLTLSDSSNPTSSCIIVHAGAARLEVRSGFDAKLLHDVVSALTVSC
- the tnpB gene encoding IS66 family insertion sequence element accessory protein TnpB (TnpB, as the term is used for proteins encoded by IS66 family insertion elements, is considered an accessory protein, since TnpC, encoded by a neighboring gene, is a DDE family transposase.); amino-acid sequence: MLSISSAHQVYLAAGATDLRKSIDGLAAIVQECFGLNPFSKCLFVFCNRERNKLKLLYWDHNGFWLFYRRLERGTFQWPSSTERTVAISARELRWLLDGLALTQRQAHRAVTADNAW
- the tnpC gene encoding IS66 family transposase, coding for MTNISVMDKRPDSPTLEELQQQNKKLEEQNVELSAKLKWYEEQFRLAQQKRFGSSSEKTHPDQLELNLFNEAEMLATPAGEEPPMEKVTYERRKSSGKREEDLSNLPVETIVYTLEEGQQLCACCGGSLHEMTTETRSEIAIVPPQVKVMRHVRQVYSCRHCERHELQTPIVTAPMPKPVYPGSLASPSILSHVMCQKYVDSLPLYRQEQAFARLGYSLSRQTMANWMIYGAEKWLMPMYEAMKRYLLSQDALHADETTLQVLREPGKSAESTSYLWLYRTGRGIPPVVLYDYQRTRGGEHPRNFLAGFTGYLHVDGYAGYHKVAKVKLVGCWAHARRKFDEALKGAPPETGTLGSVAGQGLAYCNQLFAIERELAEASPEERHEERQKRSAPVLEAYKAWLKQQRSRTLPKSLTGQAIAYSLNQWEKLTAFMENGRLEIDNNRSERSIKPFVIGRKNWLFANTPRGAKASAVIYSMIETAKENGLHPYNYLKYLFEQLPQLPDPLDEPALDSFMPWSGSLPAECRMNKK
- the tnpA gene encoding IS66 family insertion sequence element accessory protein TnpA; the encoded protein is MNRVERQQAWRTRIENYRASGQTMVAWSKANNHTIHELKYWLKQIEGPPKSKRSKSASTFIPVIVPPSPVRSNLPTGSLRIHVGAASM
- a CDS encoding metallophosphoesterase; translation: MKNFSLLHISDLHRTQDYVSNEVLITSIEHVLDSYNGNDWRPSLIIVSGDLVQGSKSSDEAKVVEELDKQYQEAGELLDELTRIYLGGDRNKVVMIPGNHDVSFYHSRMSMKKEEPAAGQDPIHYKKWLLKQMGVQRSRIRWSWQDFEFYHIVDESMYERRFEAFCRFYENFYRGERRYTLAPGDQFDCYDFEDLNLVVIGYNSCHDNDHCNYSGAIHPDALAKAERLLKGDKYRDRLRIAVWHHHTSGNPQKSDYMDNRTLQHLMRANFHVGMHGHAHITGVAYEPSRIQSDQQMIVISAGSLCAGGEELPTGELRSFNVVQFDNESRKAIVDIYRDSMQGLAAFPTWIKHQQVVMNYYYPAETLTQSKQKETLHIHTKEMPSQDERILQLVEAEQMIMESQYDKALVIVGSLEKKDPYVRRLLMQCYQGLHMHNEIIELFTQPEPEGAEEIISLIRAAQASGRTDLLKEILQMEAIQECDDHFVKQIVQKYRRFGAI
- a CDS encoding ATP-binding protein, coding for MNKLKFQVETKRIIEILSNDIYDSPYALLRENIQNAYDAILMRNAHDPDDFPLSEGQIDVLYNMEERRLEIIDNGIGMNEDVLKENFWKAGSSGKRTELASQAGVIGTFGIGAMANFGVADRLEVYTRPIGSLVTFFSAVDRDALSLTEECIDFSILEHEYPVGTRIIVHLDKSQQFDWNQATQYILPYIKYVQVRIMFRENNIGGLSYQKELLPADSKMESNAVFNYAHYQAKVSTSISGNGQVACHISDIFIHGQPVKGELVLKQGMGAIMGLRNYFGLAHIPLNSYYSLGGVANLILLHPTAGREALSRGSIAIVQDLVRLGEEAISIAIAETEYADLNTAFMSFIQAYNRYDLAKKIKIQVYPNDELVPLELIATAFEGHQLFYASASDKQLIDSFTTGNTSVCSLSNQSPRRQVQLKYLTQYLQIPSLPTEVQIQKIYKETELSSAEMSFVLQLAYYLRNDYQLTNVKVQFAELTHFVSVHVLHINGEVHIYLKRDSDIVKQVLAYRERDYASFPIFIKDFIRAYLYKRVSDYIPSSIKVGADAFYKMLQDQSDTFILEQKDIGAAETLLSDYLKGEESLSDVLDKMGKLGRSQTDSVTSSQVGSVETIIPDLVMSPMNVAAETHQAPAQGSNRVFPAMPPIYRRDTETDMKILTVNNAYPQLNDFNLFLSLSNRLGGLTDFFWSAHTTKILWASHRIVYIFTRTPDQTTLYYDIELKEPLTETNAGGDAFPSTTLITKSKIFIPIPTVIRSAFEVHDKKKEFFIRYDII
- a CDS encoding IS4 family transposase, which produces MDNVKPYSVVCQCLRTLQSLNFRPLLEDHRTHKLFSHTAVELHTVAQLLQLDTYDEITAQLRAHPKLQEAINIDSISSAQLSRKTNRLCTQALQGLFYELIGRIHEKTNRENGLTPQIGRLHIVDATDISLPEVLGHWARCGSRKTGVRLHVRLVVVNPKTVFPDKVVASTVNVREAKIAPDLVIDPDATYVMDRGYESSSLFQEWVTGGKRFVVRVRDRTKLYPVSGTEREHSSEAGALQILQDVDVLLNKTTTPLRLVAFQDEKGRYYRVVTTRWDLTAAEVASIYKNRWKIELFFKWIKQHLKLAKLHGSQPTSVWNQLFLSLIAFAVNLLVTLDLQTSKSPWQVLQLLRTYMFHSWEEFEREFNRPPKRPSRGKQKVDRTAGKPDPQRIILR
- a CDS encoding AraC family transcriptional regulator, whose translation is MKVSTNVNVQKEPYHLNYKKTSHAEHWEVFHFHQAMELLYVHEGYGTAIVGHRVFDFQPGTLLLFQPFQLHRLLVSDTFVRTVFMFDPLAVEPYLQPFPRTRQCFDTLWKQELEQQAFAQPAISRELEETLDRLMNRVRSISYDKQSEEYALALISCINTLSAYEFNLDRKRSHKRLPHHVEATILWLEDHYREKLTLDKLAAELHLSTYYLSHSFTQTTGSSITEYIMGRRMKEACRMLENTSMTVSTIALDIGFSNPSYFCRVFKEHTGTTPHKYREQRRG